The DNA segment TATTTCCTAAGTGAACTTTTGTTCCTCTTTGTCTAATAATGATATTTCCAGCAGTTACAACTTCACCACCATATTTTTTTACACCAAGTCTTCTACCAGCTGAATCTCTATTATTCTGAGTACTACCCTGACCTTTTTTGTGAGCCATTTTATTTCTCCTTAAATTTGATTTTTTGCTTAAGCAGCAATTTTTGTAATTCTAACTTTAGTGAAGCTTTTTCTGAAACCTCT comes from the Aliarcobacter cibarius genome and includes:
- the rpmA gene encoding 50S ribosomal protein L27, with the protein product MAHKKGQGSTQNNRDSAGRRLGVKKYGGEVVTAGNIIIRQRGTKVHLGNNVGMGKDHTIYSLIDGVVKFEIKDKNRKKVSVYAAS